In Solanum pennellii chromosome 3, SPENNV200, a single window of DNA contains:
- the LOC107012109 gene encoding putative lipase YOR059C isoform X2, producing the protein MENGKLHNGGVSSSETFNGGEDVYSSKQSDVSTADHLVMMVHGILGSASDWKFGAEQFVRNLPDKVFVHCSERNMAKLSLDGVDVMGERLAEEVLDVVKRRPGLKKISFVAHSVGGVVARYAIGKLYRPPRTENGQKFSDDTSEEGSKGTIAGLAPINFITVASPHLGSRGNKQVPFLFGVTAFEKAAGLCVHWIFKKTGRHLFLNEDEGKPPLLRRMVEDDGELRFMSALSSFKRRVAYSNVGYDHIVGWGTSSIRRNNELPKWEDSLSKKYPHIVYQEHCKACDGEQSESVLKEGDQFDKLEEELVTGLSRVSWEKIDVSFHSSRNRFAAHSVIQ; encoded by the exons ATGGAGAACGGAAAACTACACAACGGAGGAGTTTCTTCGTCGGAAACTTTCAACGGCGGTGAAGACGTGTATAGTTCTAAACAATCTGATGTTTCTACCGCCGATCATCTTGTTATGATGGTACACGGTATTCTCGGAAG TGCTTCGGACTGGAAGTTTGGTGCGGAGCAGTTTGTTCGGAATCTTCCCGACAAAGTTTTTGTTCATT GCAGTGAACGTAATATGGCTAAACTATCGTTGGATGGTGTGGATGTAATGGGAGAGCGATTAGCTGAGGAG GTTCTTGATGTGGTCAAAAGAAGGCCAGGTTTGAAGAAAATTTCTTTTGTTGCACATTCGGTTGGAGGAGTAGTGGCAAGATATGCAATTGGGAAATTATATAGACCTCCACGAACGGAGAATGGGCAGAAATTCTCGGATGATACCAGTGAAGAAGGGTCAAAGGGGACAATAGCCGGCCTGGCACCAATAAATTTCATCACTGTTGCCTCACCTCATCTGGGTTCCAGGGGTAACAAGCAG GTGCCATTTCTTTTTGGTGTAACTGCCTTTGAGAAAGCTGCTGGGCTTTGTGTTCATTGGATATTCAAGAAAACAGGCCGACACCTTTTCCTTAACGAAGATGAAGGAAAGCCTCCATTACTAAGACGGATGGTGGAAGATGATGGTGAATTACGCTTTAT GTCTGCATTAAGTTCATTCAAGCGAAGGGTCGCATACTCAAATGTTGGTTATGATC ATATTGTAGGTTGGGGAACATCGTCAATTAGACGTAATAATGAACTGCCTAAG TGGGAGGACTCCTTAAGTAAGAAGTATCCTCACATTGTGTATCAAGAGCATTGCAAGGCGTGTGATGGTGAGCAGAGTGAGTCTGTTTTGAAGGAAGGTGATCAATTTGACAAGCTAGAAG AGGAATTGGTGACTGGTTTATCTCGGGTATCCTGGGAGAAAATAGATGTCAGCTTTCACAGCAGCAGGAACAGATTTGCTGCACATAGTGTTATTCAG TGA
- the LOC107012109 gene encoding putative lipase YOR059C isoform X1 → MENGKLHNGGVSSSETFNGGEDVYSSKQSDVSTADHLVMMVHGILGSASDWKFGAEQFVRNLPDKVFVHCSERNMAKLSLDGVDVMGERLAEEVLDVVKRRPGLKKISFVAHSVGGVVARYAIGKLYRPPRTENGQKFSDDTSEEGSKGTIAGLAPINFITVASPHLGSRGNKQVPFLFGVTAFEKAAGLCVHWIFKKTGRHLFLNEDEGKPPLLRRMVEDDGELRFMSALSSFKRRVAYSNVGYDHIVGWGTSSIRRNNELPKWEDSLSKKYPHIVYQEHCKACDGEQSESVLKEGDQFDKLEEELVTGLSRVSWEKIDVSFHSSRNRFAAHSVIQVKDHYMHAEGADVVQHIIDNFLL, encoded by the exons ATGGAGAACGGAAAACTACACAACGGAGGAGTTTCTTCGTCGGAAACTTTCAACGGCGGTGAAGACGTGTATAGTTCTAAACAATCTGATGTTTCTACCGCCGATCATCTTGTTATGATGGTACACGGTATTCTCGGAAG TGCTTCGGACTGGAAGTTTGGTGCGGAGCAGTTTGTTCGGAATCTTCCCGACAAAGTTTTTGTTCATT GCAGTGAACGTAATATGGCTAAACTATCGTTGGATGGTGTGGATGTAATGGGAGAGCGATTAGCTGAGGAG GTTCTTGATGTGGTCAAAAGAAGGCCAGGTTTGAAGAAAATTTCTTTTGTTGCACATTCGGTTGGAGGAGTAGTGGCAAGATATGCAATTGGGAAATTATATAGACCTCCACGAACGGAGAATGGGCAGAAATTCTCGGATGATACCAGTGAAGAAGGGTCAAAGGGGACAATAGCCGGCCTGGCACCAATAAATTTCATCACTGTTGCCTCACCTCATCTGGGTTCCAGGGGTAACAAGCAG GTGCCATTTCTTTTTGGTGTAACTGCCTTTGAGAAAGCTGCTGGGCTTTGTGTTCATTGGATATTCAAGAAAACAGGCCGACACCTTTTCCTTAACGAAGATGAAGGAAAGCCTCCATTACTAAGACGGATGGTGGAAGATGATGGTGAATTACGCTTTAT GTCTGCATTAAGTTCATTCAAGCGAAGGGTCGCATACTCAAATGTTGGTTATGATC ATATTGTAGGTTGGGGAACATCGTCAATTAGACGTAATAATGAACTGCCTAAG TGGGAGGACTCCTTAAGTAAGAAGTATCCTCACATTGTGTATCAAGAGCATTGCAAGGCGTGTGATGGTGAGCAGAGTGAGTCTGTTTTGAAGGAAGGTGATCAATTTGACAAGCTAGAAG AGGAATTGGTGACTGGTTTATCTCGGGTATCCTGGGAGAAAATAGATGTCAGCTTTCACAGCAGCAGGAACAGATTTGCTGCACATAGTGTTATTCAG GTGAAGGACCACTACATGCATGCAGAAGGTGCTGATGTTGTCCAACATATAATAGATAATTTTCTTCTATAG
- the LOC107014614 gene encoding ATP-dependent 6-phosphofructokinase 4, chloroplastic isoform X2: MELSLSNSSSLRFPQNDFLPRHNRSTLGPFHTFSIKKLASKSISICRPLIWRRPPLVRLNAQTATESNASGDKHGDDDFIVEDVPHLTHFLPDLPSYTNPLKKSQAYAVVKKTFVSPEDMVAKEIIVQKDSPRGIHFRRAGPREKVFFTPEEVRACIVTCGGLCPGINTVIREIVCGLKNMYGVDDVLGIQGGYSGFYSKNTLNLTTKVVNDIHKRGGTFLQTSRGGHDTKKIVDNIQDRGINQVYIIGGDGTQKGAAAIYKEVEKRGIKVAVAGIPKTIDNDIAVIDKSFGFDTAVEEAQRAINAAHVEAESVQNGVGIVKLMGRYSGFIAMLATLGNRDVDCCLIPESPFYLEGPGGLYEYVEQQLKENRHVLIVLAEGAGQEYVAQSMQAFQEKDASGNRLLLDVGLWLTQQIKDHFTNERKMTINMKYIDPTYMIRAIPSNASDNIYCTLLAQSAVHGAMAGFTGFTVGPVNSRHAYIPINRVTETTNTVNMTGRMWARLLASTNQPSFVNHQTLRERVDKNTIDAINNMKINST; the protein is encoded by the exons ATGGAGCTCTCCTTATCCAACTCTTCTTCACTTCGTTTTCCTCAAAATGATTTCCTTCCTCGCCATAATCGCTCAACCCTTGGACCCTTTCATACTTTTTCCATCAAAAAATTGGCATCAAAATCAATTTCTATATGTAGACCGTTGATTTGGCGCCGACCTCCTTTAGTTAGACTCAACGCTCAAACCGCTACCGAAAGCAATGCTAGTGGTGATAAACATGGCGATGACGATTTTATTGTAGAGGATGTTCCTCACTTGACCCATTTTCTTCCCGATTTACCG TCATATACTAATCCATTGAAAAAGAGCCAAGCTTATGCTGTTGTCAA GAAAACTTTTGTTAGTCCAGAAGATATGGTGGCAAAGGAA ATCATCGTTCAGAAGGACAGCCCCAGGGGTATACATTTTCGGCGTGCAGGACCTCGAGAAAAG GTTTTCTTTACACCGGAAGAAGTCCGTGCTTGTATTGTGACATGTGGTGGTTTATGCCCAGGAATCAATACAGTGATTCGTGAAATTGTATGCGGCTTAAAGAATATGTATGGAGTTGATGATGTACTTGGCATTCAG GGAGGTTACAGTGGGTTTTACTCAAAAAATACCCTGAACTTGACAACAAAAGTCGTTAATGATATTCATAAACGTGGTGGAACCTTTCTTCAAACATCTAGAGGAGGTCATGATACTAAAAAGATTGTTGACAACATTCAAGACCGTGGAATAAATCAG GTATACATAATTGGAGGGGATGGAACTCAAAAAGGGGCTGCTGCAATCTACAAG GAAGTTGAAAAACGTGGTATTAAGGTAGCTGTTGCTGGGATTCCCAAGACAATTGATAATGATATCGCG GTGATAGACAAATCTTTTGGCTTTGATACTGCCGTGGAGGAAGCTCAGAGGGCCATTAATGCTGCCCATGTAGAGGCAGAAAGCGTGCAGAATGGAGTTGGTATAGTAAAGCTTATGGGAAGATACAGTG GATTCATTGCAATGCTTGCAACTTTAGGTAACCGCGATGTG GACTGTTGCTTGATCCCAGAGTCCCCATTTTACTTAGAAGGTCCAGGTGGGCTCTATGAATATGTTGAACAGCAGCTCAAAGAAAATAGGCATGTGTTAATTGTATTAGCAGAAGGTGCTGGGCAGGAATATGTTGCTCAAAGTATGCAAGCATTTCAAGAAAAAGATGCATCTGGAAATAGGCTACTCCTAGATGTCGGTCTTTGGTTAACACAACAAATTAAG GATCATTTCACAAATGAAAGGAAGATgacaataaatatgaaatacatAG ACCCTACATACATGATTCGAGCAATTCCAAGCAATGCATCAGATAACATCTACTGTACACTTCTTGCACAAAGTGCTGTCCATGGAGCGATGGCTGGATTCACAGGCTTCACAGTTGGACCTGTAAACAGCAGACATGCTTATATTCCAATTAAT CGTGTCACTGAAACTACAAACACCGTGAACATGACAGGCAGGATGTGGGCACGACTTCTTGCCTCTACTAATCAACCAAGCTTCGTTAATCATCAGACTTTGAGAGAAAGAGTTGATAAGAATACTATTGATGCAATTAACAATATGAAGATCAATTCCACATAG
- the LOC107014614 gene encoding ATP-dependent 6-phosphofructokinase 4, chloroplastic isoform X1 — protein MELSLSNSSSLRFPQNDFLPRHNRSTLGPFHTFSIKKLASKSISICRPLIWRRPPLVRLNAQTATESNASGDKHGDDDFIVEDVPHLTHFLPDLPSYTNPLKKSQAYAVVKKTFVSPEDMVAKEIIVQKDSPRGIHFRRAGPREKVFFTPEEVRACIVTCGGLCPGINTVIREIVCGLKNMYGVDDVLGIQGGYSGFYSKNTLNLTTKVVNDIHKRGGTFLQTSRGGHDTKKIVDNIQDRGINQVYIIGGDGTQKGAAAIYKEVEKRGIKVAVAGIPKTIDNDIAVIDKSFGFDTAVEEAQRAINAAHVEAESVQNGVGIVKLMGRYSGFIAMLATLGNRDVDCCLIPESPFYLEGPGGLYEYVEQQLKENRHVLIVLAEGAGQEYVAQSMQAFQEKDASGNRLLLDVGLWLTQQIKDHFTNERKMTINMKYIGKRNLYTSDPTYMIRAIPSNASDNIYCTLLAQSAVHGAMAGFTGFTVGPVNSRHAYIPINRVTETTNTVNMTGRMWARLLASTNQPSFVNHQTLRERVDKNTIDAINNMKINST, from the exons ATGGAGCTCTCCTTATCCAACTCTTCTTCACTTCGTTTTCCTCAAAATGATTTCCTTCCTCGCCATAATCGCTCAACCCTTGGACCCTTTCATACTTTTTCCATCAAAAAATTGGCATCAAAATCAATTTCTATATGTAGACCGTTGATTTGGCGCCGACCTCCTTTAGTTAGACTCAACGCTCAAACCGCTACCGAAAGCAATGCTAGTGGTGATAAACATGGCGATGACGATTTTATTGTAGAGGATGTTCCTCACTTGACCCATTTTCTTCCCGATTTACCG TCATATACTAATCCATTGAAAAAGAGCCAAGCTTATGCTGTTGTCAA GAAAACTTTTGTTAGTCCAGAAGATATGGTGGCAAAGGAA ATCATCGTTCAGAAGGACAGCCCCAGGGGTATACATTTTCGGCGTGCAGGACCTCGAGAAAAG GTTTTCTTTACACCGGAAGAAGTCCGTGCTTGTATTGTGACATGTGGTGGTTTATGCCCAGGAATCAATACAGTGATTCGTGAAATTGTATGCGGCTTAAAGAATATGTATGGAGTTGATGATGTACTTGGCATTCAG GGAGGTTACAGTGGGTTTTACTCAAAAAATACCCTGAACTTGACAACAAAAGTCGTTAATGATATTCATAAACGTGGTGGAACCTTTCTTCAAACATCTAGAGGAGGTCATGATACTAAAAAGATTGTTGACAACATTCAAGACCGTGGAATAAATCAG GTATACATAATTGGAGGGGATGGAACTCAAAAAGGGGCTGCTGCAATCTACAAG GAAGTTGAAAAACGTGGTATTAAGGTAGCTGTTGCTGGGATTCCCAAGACAATTGATAATGATATCGCG GTGATAGACAAATCTTTTGGCTTTGATACTGCCGTGGAGGAAGCTCAGAGGGCCATTAATGCTGCCCATGTAGAGGCAGAAAGCGTGCAGAATGGAGTTGGTATAGTAAAGCTTATGGGAAGATACAGTG GATTCATTGCAATGCTTGCAACTTTAGGTAACCGCGATGTG GACTGTTGCTTGATCCCAGAGTCCCCATTTTACTTAGAAGGTCCAGGTGGGCTCTATGAATATGTTGAACAGCAGCTCAAAGAAAATAGGCATGTGTTAATTGTATTAGCAGAAGGTGCTGGGCAGGAATATGTTGCTCAAAGTATGCAAGCATTTCAAGAAAAAGATGCATCTGGAAATAGGCTACTCCTAGATGTCGGTCTTTGGTTAACACAACAAATTAAG GATCATTTCACAAATGAAAGGAAGATgacaataaatatgaaatacatAG GGAAACGCAACCTCTACACTTCGG ACCCTACATACATGATTCGAGCAATTCCAAGCAATGCATCAGATAACATCTACTGTACACTTCTTGCACAAAGTGCTGTCCATGGAGCGATGGCTGGATTCACAGGCTTCACAGTTGGACCTGTAAACAGCAGACATGCTTATATTCCAATTAAT CGTGTCACTGAAACTACAAACACCGTGAACATGACAGGCAGGATGTGGGCACGACTTCTTGCCTCTACTAATCAACCAAGCTTCGTTAATCATCAGACTTTGAGAGAAAGAGTTGATAAGAATACTATTGATGCAATTAACAATATGAAGATCAATTCCACATAG
- the LOC107014614 gene encoding ATP-dependent 6-phosphofructokinase 4, chloroplastic isoform X3, with translation MELSLSNSSSLRFPQNDFLPRHNRSTLGPFHTFSIKKLASKSISICRPLIWRRPPLVRLNAQTATESNASGDKHGDDDFIVEDVPHLTHFLPDLPSYTNPLKKSQAYAVVKKTFVSPEDMVAKEIIVQKDSPRGIHFRRAGPREKVFFTPEEVRACIVTCGGLCPGINTVIREIVCGLKNMYGVDDVLGIQGGYSGFYSKNTLNLTTKVVNDIHKRGGTFLQTSRGGHDTKKIVDNIQDRGINQVYIIGGDGTQKGAAAIYKEVEKRGIKVAVAGIPKTIDNDIAVIDKSFGFDTAVEEAQRAINAAHVEAESVQNGVGIVKLMGRYSGFIAMLATLGNRDVDCCLIPESPFYLEGPGGLYEYVEQQLKENRHVLIVLAEGAGQEYVAQSMQAFQEKDASGNRLLLDVGLWLTQQIKDHFTNERKMTINMKYIGKRNLYTSGAHMVNPAPVK, from the exons ATGGAGCTCTCCTTATCCAACTCTTCTTCACTTCGTTTTCCTCAAAATGATTTCCTTCCTCGCCATAATCGCTCAACCCTTGGACCCTTTCATACTTTTTCCATCAAAAAATTGGCATCAAAATCAATTTCTATATGTAGACCGTTGATTTGGCGCCGACCTCCTTTAGTTAGACTCAACGCTCAAACCGCTACCGAAAGCAATGCTAGTGGTGATAAACATGGCGATGACGATTTTATTGTAGAGGATGTTCCTCACTTGACCCATTTTCTTCCCGATTTACCG TCATATACTAATCCATTGAAAAAGAGCCAAGCTTATGCTGTTGTCAA GAAAACTTTTGTTAGTCCAGAAGATATGGTGGCAAAGGAA ATCATCGTTCAGAAGGACAGCCCCAGGGGTATACATTTTCGGCGTGCAGGACCTCGAGAAAAG GTTTTCTTTACACCGGAAGAAGTCCGTGCTTGTATTGTGACATGTGGTGGTTTATGCCCAGGAATCAATACAGTGATTCGTGAAATTGTATGCGGCTTAAAGAATATGTATGGAGTTGATGATGTACTTGGCATTCAG GGAGGTTACAGTGGGTTTTACTCAAAAAATACCCTGAACTTGACAACAAAAGTCGTTAATGATATTCATAAACGTGGTGGAACCTTTCTTCAAACATCTAGAGGAGGTCATGATACTAAAAAGATTGTTGACAACATTCAAGACCGTGGAATAAATCAG GTATACATAATTGGAGGGGATGGAACTCAAAAAGGGGCTGCTGCAATCTACAAG GAAGTTGAAAAACGTGGTATTAAGGTAGCTGTTGCTGGGATTCCCAAGACAATTGATAATGATATCGCG GTGATAGACAAATCTTTTGGCTTTGATACTGCCGTGGAGGAAGCTCAGAGGGCCATTAATGCTGCCCATGTAGAGGCAGAAAGCGTGCAGAATGGAGTTGGTATAGTAAAGCTTATGGGAAGATACAGTG GATTCATTGCAATGCTTGCAACTTTAGGTAACCGCGATGTG GACTGTTGCTTGATCCCAGAGTCCCCATTTTACTTAGAAGGTCCAGGTGGGCTCTATGAATATGTTGAACAGCAGCTCAAAGAAAATAGGCATGTGTTAATTGTATTAGCAGAAGGTGCTGGGCAGGAATATGTTGCTCAAAGTATGCAAGCATTTCAAGAAAAAGATGCATCTGGAAATAGGCTACTCCTAGATGTCGGTCTTTGGTTAACACAACAAATTAAG GATCATTTCACAAATGAAAGGAAGATgacaataaatatgaaatacatAG GGAAACGCAACCTCTACACTTCGGGTGCGCACATGGTAAACCCTGCTCCAGTGAAATAG
- the LOC107014614 gene encoding ATP-dependent 6-phosphofructokinase 4, chloroplastic isoform X4, producing the protein MELSLSNSSSLRFPQNDFLPRHNRSTLGPFHTFSIKKLASKSISICRPLIWRRPPLVRLNAQTATESNASGDKHGDDDFIVEDVPHLTHFLPDLPSYTNPLKKSQAYAVVKKTFVSPEDMVAKEIIVQKDSPRGIHFRRAGPREKVFFTPEEVRACIVTCGGLCPGINTVIREIVCGLKNMYGVDDVLGIQGGYSGFYSKNTLNLTTKVVNDIHKRGGTFLQTSRGGHDTKKIVDNIQDRGINQVYIIGGDGTQKGAAAIYKEVEKRGIKVAVAGIPKTIDNDIAVIDKSFGFDTAVEEAQRAINAAHVEAESVQNGVGIVKLMGRYSGFIAMLATLGNRDVDCCLIPESPFYLEGPGGLYEYVEQQLKENRHVLIVLAEGAGQEYVAQSMQAFQEKDASGNRLLLDVGLWLTQQIKDHFTNERKMTINMKYIGKRNLYTSGAHMTLHT; encoded by the exons ATGGAGCTCTCCTTATCCAACTCTTCTTCACTTCGTTTTCCTCAAAATGATTTCCTTCCTCGCCATAATCGCTCAACCCTTGGACCCTTTCATACTTTTTCCATCAAAAAATTGGCATCAAAATCAATTTCTATATGTAGACCGTTGATTTGGCGCCGACCTCCTTTAGTTAGACTCAACGCTCAAACCGCTACCGAAAGCAATGCTAGTGGTGATAAACATGGCGATGACGATTTTATTGTAGAGGATGTTCCTCACTTGACCCATTTTCTTCCCGATTTACCG TCATATACTAATCCATTGAAAAAGAGCCAAGCTTATGCTGTTGTCAA GAAAACTTTTGTTAGTCCAGAAGATATGGTGGCAAAGGAA ATCATCGTTCAGAAGGACAGCCCCAGGGGTATACATTTTCGGCGTGCAGGACCTCGAGAAAAG GTTTTCTTTACACCGGAAGAAGTCCGTGCTTGTATTGTGACATGTGGTGGTTTATGCCCAGGAATCAATACAGTGATTCGTGAAATTGTATGCGGCTTAAAGAATATGTATGGAGTTGATGATGTACTTGGCATTCAG GGAGGTTACAGTGGGTTTTACTCAAAAAATACCCTGAACTTGACAACAAAAGTCGTTAATGATATTCATAAACGTGGTGGAACCTTTCTTCAAACATCTAGAGGAGGTCATGATACTAAAAAGATTGTTGACAACATTCAAGACCGTGGAATAAATCAG GTATACATAATTGGAGGGGATGGAACTCAAAAAGGGGCTGCTGCAATCTACAAG GAAGTTGAAAAACGTGGTATTAAGGTAGCTGTTGCTGGGATTCCCAAGACAATTGATAATGATATCGCG GTGATAGACAAATCTTTTGGCTTTGATACTGCCGTGGAGGAAGCTCAGAGGGCCATTAATGCTGCCCATGTAGAGGCAGAAAGCGTGCAGAATGGAGTTGGTATAGTAAAGCTTATGGGAAGATACAGTG GATTCATTGCAATGCTTGCAACTTTAGGTAACCGCGATGTG GACTGTTGCTTGATCCCAGAGTCCCCATTTTACTTAGAAGGTCCAGGTGGGCTCTATGAATATGTTGAACAGCAGCTCAAAGAAAATAGGCATGTGTTAATTGTATTAGCAGAAGGTGCTGGGCAGGAATATGTTGCTCAAAGTATGCAAGCATTTCAAGAAAAAGATGCATCTGGAAATAGGCTACTCCTAGATGTCGGTCTTTGGTTAACACAACAAATTAAG GATCATTTCACAAATGAAAGGAAGATgacaataaatatgaaatacatAG GGAAACGCAACCTCTACACTTCGGGTGCGCACATG ACCCTACATACATGA